GGCAATTTGTGTACCCATTTGACCTGCAATTGTTTGTCCAACTTGCTGCTGAGTTGAAGGGTATGTTCCATTGTTTTGATTATTAGGTTGCGATAATTGTGCTCCAGCACCAATAATTGACATCAGAATTGCACCAGACATCAGACTTGCAAAATGATTGTCAACTTGATCTTCAAAACCTGAATATCCTTCTTTGTCTGTTCCGTTCATTCCTTTTAGTGAAATACTTGAACCATCTGTAAAAATTAATCTATCCCATTGCATTAATAATCTTTTTTGGCCATAAGCAACTTTTGATTCATATTTCCCAAAAATTTTTGTTCCCTTAGGAACTAAAAGAAAGTTACCAGAAACTGAGTCATAAACATTTTGACGAACTATTGCTGTTGCATAACCTGGAAGCTCACTGTTAAGACCTGTCTGTAAAGTAGCTGGAATAACTGAACCTGACATAATTTCAAAAGGAGATTTAGCAGCTTTCTTTTTACTCCCAAGATATATTTCATTATCTTCCATACTTTGTATTGATTTTTCAGCATTAAGTTGTTGATTAATTTTATCAACTTCTGTATCAGACTCTCTAGCTTTTTTTTCACTTTGCTTATCAATAGTTGAAATTTCTTCATCGCCAATATTTTTTTTAACTGTTTCTGGGTTATTTGTTACTTCACTATTTTGATTTGAAACTTGAGTAGTTGAATGATTTGTCTCTTGATTTTGACCAATATAATTTGGCATATTATCCCATTGTGTTGGGGCTTTTGATACTGGAGTATTCGTTGAGTCTGAACTAATATCCTTTTTTTTAACTTCATTTTCCTCTAATTGTTTAGATGCAAAATAACTTGATCCTGCTGCAATACCAATAAACCCGATTGCACCAGCAGCAAAAAATGCTGTAGATATTTTTCTTCTATTAGTAACTACATTTGGTTTATGAAATATTTTATTTTTATCTTCTTCTGTATTACTCATGTTACTATCCTTATTTTTCATTGCTAAAAATACGAGAAAAAATTCCAACAGTACCGACTTTAGTAAAAATTACTTTTTTCTGATTTAATCCTACACCCTGGGTTAATTGTCCTTTATTTAATGAAACATCAACAATAATCCAATTATTT
Above is a window of Silvanigrella paludirubra DNA encoding:
- a CDS encoding TrbI/VirB10 family protein, which encodes MSNTEEDKNKIFHKPNVVTNRRKISTAFFAAGAIGFIGIAAGSSYFASKQLEENEVKKKDISSDSTNTPVSKAPTQWDNMPNYIGQNQETNHSTTQVSNQNSEVTNNPETVKKNIGDEEISTIDKQSEKKARESDTEVDKINQQLNAEKSIQSMEDNEIYLGSKKKAAKSPFEIMSGSVIPATLQTGLNSELPGYATAIVRQNVYDSVSGNFLLVPKGTKIFGKYESKVAYGQKRLLMQWDRLIFTDGSSISLKGMNGTDKEGYSGFEDQVDNHFASLMSGAILMSIIGAGAQLSQPNNQNNGTYPSTQQQVGQTIAGQMGTQIATISGQVVQKNMNIQPTIVIRPGYEFNIMVSKDIILEPIKK